One part of the Luteibacter yeojuensis genome encodes these proteins:
- a CDS encoding SulP family inorganic anion transporter, which translates to MNISTRLGREWFGNIRGDVLSGLVVALALIPEAIAFSIIAGVDPKVGLYASFSMAVTIAFFGGRPAMISAATGAMALLMVGLVKEHGLQYLFLTTIVTGVFQLVIGALKLGSLMRFVSRSVVTGFVNALAILIFMAQLPELIGVSWLVYPMTAAGLAIIYLFPYVTRAVPAPLVAIVVLTIVAMVFHLDIHRVGDMGALPDSLPHFLIPDVPWTWETAKIVLPTAATLSVVGLLESMMTLQIVNDMTDTRADKNRECMGQGMANIATGLIGGMAGCAMIGQSVINVKSGGRGRLSTFIAGAVLLILVVFGAPWVGRIPMAALVAVMIMVSLSTFNWRSIRNLRTHPTVSSVVMLGTVTVTVATHDLAKGVITGVLLSAVFFARKVGKSLDVDSSVGPDGAIRTYAVAGQVFFASSEAFTELFDFDEEGIDSVHIDVSDAHFWDLTAVGALEKVVFKFRKAGKRVDVLGLNGASATLVDRLGTHHRDGAEAPAGGH; encoded by the coding sequence TTGAACATTTCGACACGCCTGGGCCGTGAATGGTTCGGCAACATCCGTGGCGACGTCCTTTCCGGGCTCGTCGTCGCACTTGCTTTGATTCCCGAGGCGATCGCGTTTTCGATCATCGCCGGCGTGGATCCGAAAGTCGGTCTATACGCCTCGTTCTCCATGGCGGTCACCATCGCTTTCTTCGGCGGCAGGCCGGCCATGATTTCGGCTGCGACGGGTGCCATGGCCTTGCTGATGGTGGGCCTGGTGAAGGAGCACGGGCTGCAATACCTGTTCCTGACGACGATCGTCACGGGTGTATTTCAGTTGGTCATCGGTGCCTTGAAGCTCGGCTCGTTGATGCGTTTCGTCTCGCGTTCGGTGGTGACGGGCTTCGTGAACGCGCTGGCGATCCTTATCTTCATGGCGCAGTTGCCGGAGCTGATCGGCGTTTCCTGGCTGGTCTACCCGATGACCGCCGCCGGGCTCGCGATCATCTACCTGTTTCCCTATGTGACGCGTGCCGTGCCGGCACCGCTGGTGGCGATCGTCGTCCTGACCATCGTGGCCATGGTTTTCCATTTGGACATCCATCGTGTCGGCGACATGGGTGCCTTGCCGGATTCGCTGCCGCATTTCCTGATTCCGGACGTGCCCTGGACGTGGGAAACGGCGAAGATCGTTCTTCCCACGGCCGCCACGCTGTCCGTGGTGGGGTTGCTGGAATCGATGATGACCTTGCAGATCGTCAACGACATGACCGATACCCGGGCGGACAAGAACCGCGAGTGCATGGGGCAGGGCATGGCAAATATCGCCACGGGCTTGATCGGTGGCATGGCGGGGTGCGCGATGATCGGCCAGTCGGTGATCAACGTTAAGTCCGGTGGCCGCGGAAGGTTGTCGACCTTCATCGCCGGTGCGGTGTTGCTGATTCTCGTGGTTTTCGGTGCGCCGTGGGTCGGCCGGATTCCCATGGCGGCGCTGGTCGCGGTGATGATCATGGTGTCGCTGAGTACCTTTAACTGGCGCTCCATTCGCAACCTCCGCACGCATCCGACGGTATCGAGCGTGGTGATGCTGGGCACGGTGACGGTCACGGTGGCGACCCACGACCTGGCGAAGGGCGTGATCACGGGCGTGCTTCTCTCCGCCGTATTCTTTGCCAGAAAGGTGGGCAAGTCGCTGGACGTGGACAGCTCGGTCGGCCCGGACGGAGCGATAAGGACGTATGCCGTCGCCGGTCAGGTGTTTTTCGCCTCGTCCGAGGCGTTCACGGAGCTCTTCGACTTCGATGAGGAAGGCATCGACTCGGTGCATATCGACGTGAGCGACGCGCATTTCTGGGACCTGACGGCCGTGGGTGCGCTGGAGAAGGTCGTCTTCAAGTTCCGTAAGGCGGGAAAGCGCGTGGACGTGCTTGGGCTCAACGGCGCGAGCGCCACCCTGGTGGACCGCTTGGGGACGCACCACCGGGATGGTGCCGAGGCGCCTGCCGGCGGCCACTGA
- the nuoN gene encoding NADH-quinone oxidoreductase subunit NuoN yields the protein MPSINDILILLPEVYLVLAACVLLLLDAYLKPTQKGTVHWLSIVVLLVGAYLVVSGQPDTPVTAFSGMFVRDGVSEVLKLFSLLIMAVIFVYARPYLKERAIPFGEFYTLSIFATVGIMFLVAAGNLVTVYLGLELLTLSSYALVALNRDSQLSSEAAIKYFVLGALASGMLLYGMSMIYGATHSLDLHTIHAAIVGTEWKTLLLFGLVFMIVGIGFKLGAAPFHMWIPDVYQGSPTAVTVFIGSAQKLAAFGMAYRLLSTGMGDIAGGATGLAPQWQMMLAVLAVLSLAIGNLVAIVQSNLKRLLAYSTISHMGYLLVGLVNAGPEGYSASMFYAVSYALTSAAAFGMILVLSRSGFECEEIDDLRGLNQRSPWFAFMMLLVMFSLAGVPPLFGFFGKLLVLKAAIDAGMLWLAIVGAVFAIIGLYYYLRVVKVMYFDTPVEGKDVHARADAPARWVLSINALALLVLGFTWAPLLAWCQRAFAG from the coding sequence ATGCCGAGTATCAACGACATCCTGATCCTGCTCCCCGAGGTCTACCTCGTGCTGGCGGCTTGTGTGCTGCTCCTTCTGGATGCGTACCTGAAGCCGACCCAGAAGGGCACGGTCCACTGGCTTTCCATCGTGGTTCTGCTGGTCGGCGCCTACCTCGTCGTCAGCGGCCAGCCGGACACGCCGGTCACGGCCTTCAGCGGCATGTTCGTCCGCGATGGCGTGTCCGAGGTGCTGAAGCTGTTCTCGCTGCTGATCATGGCGGTGATCTTCGTCTACGCGCGTCCGTACCTTAAGGAACGGGCGATTCCGTTCGGCGAGTTCTACACGCTGTCGATCTTCGCCACCGTGGGCATCATGTTCCTCGTTGCCGCCGGCAACCTGGTCACGGTGTACCTGGGCCTCGAACTGCTCACGCTGTCCTCGTACGCGCTGGTCGCGCTGAACCGCGATTCGCAGCTGTCCTCGGAAGCGGCGATCAAGTACTTCGTGCTCGGCGCGCTGGCCTCGGGCATGCTGCTGTACGGCATGTCGATGATCTACGGCGCCACGCACAGCCTCGACCTGCACACCATCCACGCCGCCATCGTCGGCACGGAATGGAAGACGCTGCTGCTGTTCGGCCTGGTCTTCATGATCGTCGGCATCGGCTTCAAGCTGGGCGCCGCGCCGTTCCACATGTGGATTCCGGACGTCTACCAGGGCTCGCCGACCGCCGTCACCGTGTTCATCGGTTCGGCGCAGAAGCTGGCTGCCTTCGGCATGGCCTACCGCCTGCTGTCCACGGGCATGGGCGACATCGCCGGCGGCGCAACGGGCCTGGCCCCGCAGTGGCAGATGATGCTGGCGGTGCTGGCCGTCCTCTCGCTCGCCATCGGCAACCTCGTGGCCATCGTGCAGTCGAACCTGAAGCGCCTGCTGGCCTATTCGACCATCTCGCACATGGGCTACCTGCTCGTGGGCCTGGTTAACGCCGGTCCGGAAGGGTATTCGGCCTCGATGTTCTACGCGGTGAGCTACGCGCTCACCAGCGCGGCGGCCTTCGGCATGATCCTGGTGCTGTCGCGTTCGGGCTTCGAGTGCGAGGAGATCGATGACCTGCGCGGCCTGAACCAGCGTTCGCCGTGGTTCGCCTTCATGATGCTGCTGGTGATGTTCTCGCTGGCCGGCGTGCCGCCGCTGTTCGGTTTCTTCGGCAAGCTGCTGGTGCTGAAGGCCGCCATCGACGCGGGCATGCTGTGGCTGGCCATCGTCGGCGCCGTGTTCGCCATCATCGGCCTGTACTACTACCTGCGCGTGGTGAAGGTGATGTACTTCGACACGCCGGTGGAGGGCAAGGACGTGCATGCTCGCGCCGATGCCCCGGCCCGCTGGGTACTCTCGATCAACGCGCTCGCGCTGCTGGTCCTGGGTTTCACCTGGGCACCGCTGCTGGCCTGGTGCCAGAGGGCGTTCGCTGGCTGA
- a CDS encoding NADH-quinone oxidoreductase subunit M, whose amino-acid sequence MSNHLLSLLIWLPVVGAVPVLLAGAGRPGLARWISLLVAVATFAASLALLPAYDASTGTLQLAESMSWIPSLGINYSLAVDGISIALIILTTFVQILVIVGAWEIIQNKPHQYMAAMLALEGMMIGVFCATDALLFYVFFEAMLIPMFILIGIWGGPRRVYATLKFFIYTFFGSIFMLIGLIYLYHKTGGSFAIADMASVHLTMTEQAWLFFAFLLGFAIKVPMVPVHTWLPDAHVEAPTGGSVVLAAVMLKIGGYGFLRFSLPITPDASHEFAWLVIVLSLIAVCYIGYIALVQQDMKKLVAYSSIAHMGFVTMGIFIGFLLVRETNNPDAARLGMQGAMVQMISHGFISGAMFTCIGVLYDRMHTRQIKDYGGVINVMPIFAPFYVLFAMANSGLPGTSGFVGEFMVILASFSANPWIALFGAFTLIIGAAYTLWMVKRVLWGDIKNKHVAELKDVNGREIFVLGAFAAGVLVLGIWPEPLVHLMDASVARIVEQLAITKV is encoded by the coding sequence ATGTCGAATCACTTGCTCAGCCTGCTGATCTGGCTCCCGGTCGTCGGCGCCGTCCCGGTGCTGCTCGCCGGCGCCGGCCGGCCCGGCCTCGCCCGATGGATCTCGCTGCTGGTCGCGGTCGCCACCTTCGCCGCCAGCCTCGCCCTCCTGCCTGCGTACGACGCCAGCACGGGTACCCTCCAGCTCGCCGAATCGATGAGCTGGATCCCGTCGCTAGGCATCAACTACTCGCTGGCCGTCGACGGCATCTCGATCGCCCTGATCATCCTCACGACCTTCGTCCAGATCCTGGTGATCGTGGGCGCGTGGGAGATCATCCAGAACAAGCCGCACCAGTACATGGCCGCGATGCTGGCGCTGGAAGGCATGATGATCGGTGTGTTCTGCGCCACGGACGCGTTGCTGTTCTACGTGTTCTTCGAGGCCATGCTGATCCCGATGTTCATCCTCATCGGTATCTGGGGCGGTCCGCGCCGCGTCTATGCCACGCTGAAGTTCTTCATCTACACGTTCTTCGGCTCGATCTTCATGCTGATCGGCCTGATTTACCTGTACCACAAGACCGGCGGCAGCTTCGCCATCGCCGACATGGCCAGCGTCCACCTGACGATGACCGAGCAGGCGTGGCTGTTCTTCGCCTTCCTGCTGGGTTTCGCGATCAAGGTGCCGATGGTGCCGGTGCACACCTGGCTGCCGGATGCCCACGTGGAAGCGCCCACCGGCGGTTCGGTGGTGCTGGCGGCGGTGATGCTGAAGATCGGCGGCTACGGCTTCCTGCGCTTCAGCCTGCCGATCACGCCGGACGCCTCGCACGAGTTCGCCTGGCTGGTCATCGTGCTCAGCCTGATCGCGGTCTGCTACATCGGCTACATCGCGCTGGTGCAGCAGGACATGAAGAAGCTGGTGGCCTATTCGTCGATCGCCCACATGGGCTTCGTGACGATGGGTATCTTCATCGGCTTCCTGCTGGTCCGCGAAACGAACAACCCGGATGCCGCGCGTCTCGGCATGCAGGGCGCCATGGTGCAGATGATCTCGCACGGCTTCATTTCCGGTGCGATGTTTACCTGCATCGGCGTGCTCTACGACCGCATGCACACGCGCCAGATCAAGGATTACGGCGGCGTCATCAACGTCATGCCGATCTTCGCGCCGTTCTATGTGCTGTTCGCCATGGCCAACAGCGGCCTGCCGGGCACCAGCGGCTTCGTCGGCGAGTTCATGGTCATCCTGGCCTCGTTCAGTGCCAACCCGTGGATCGCGCTGTTCGGCGCCTTCACCCTGATCATCGGCGCCGCGTACACGCTGTGGATGGTGAAGCGCGTGCTCTGGGGCGACATCAAGAACAAGCACGTGGCGGAGCTGAAGGACGTCAACGGCCGCGAGATCTTCGTGCTGGGCGCCTTCGCGGCCGGCGTGCTGGTCCTCGGCATCTGGCCGGAGCCGCTGGTCCACCTGATGGATGCGTCGGTCGCTCGTATCGTCGAGCAGCTGGCCATCACCAAAGTCTGA